In the genome of Muntiacus reevesi chromosome 5, mMunRee1.1, whole genome shotgun sequence, one region contains:
- the AGMAT gene encoding guanidino acid hydrolase, mitochondrial: protein MLRLLASTCARGLGGGWGSRRLVPRGRARPVAGLCDLSRRLSRQASDAPRNQPPSSEFVARSVGICSMMRLPVQASPEGLDAAFVGVPLDIGTSNRPGARFGPRRIREESVLLRTANPSTGAVPFQFLRVADLGDVNVNLYNLQDSCRLIRAAYQKIVAAGCVPLTLGGDHTITYPILQAIAEKHGPVGLVHVDAHMDTVDKALGEKLYHGTPFRRCVDEGLLDCKRVVQIGIRGSSTTLDTYRYSRSQGFRVVLAEDCWLKSLVPLMGEVRQQMGSRPIYISFDIDGLDPAYAPGTGTPEIAGLTPSQALEIIRGCQGLNVVGCDLVEVSPPYDPSGNTALVAANLLFEMLCVLPKVTVV from the exons aTGCTGCGGCTGCTGGCGTCCACCTGCGCCAGGGGCCTGGGGGGTGGCTGGGGCTCGCGGAGGCTGGTTCCCAGGGGCCGAGCGCGCCCGGTCGCGGGACTCTGCGACCTCAGCCGCCGCTTGAGCCGCCAGGCCTCCGACGCCCCCCGGAACCAACCCCCCAGTTCCGAGTTCGTGGCCCGGTCGGTGGGCATCTGCTCCATGATGCGGCTGCCGGTGCAGGCCTCTCCCGAGGGGCTGGACGCCGCCTTCGTCGGGGTGCCGCTGGACATTGGGACTTCCAACCGGCCTGGGGCGAG ATTTGGACCCCGCCGGATCCGAGAAGAATCGGTGCTGCTTAGGACCGCCAATCCTAGCACAGGAGCTGTTCCCTTCCAGTTCCTCAGGGTTGCAGACCTAGGCGATGTGAATGTCAATCTTTACAACCTTCAGGACAGCTGCCGCCTGATTCGAGCGGCCTATCAGAAAATCGTAGCAGCCGGCTGTGTTCCTCTGACCTTGG gtGGAGATCATACAATCACCTATCCTATATTGCAAGCGATAGCAGAAAA GCATGGTCCTGTGGGGCTGGTGCATGTGGACGCTCACATGGACACAGTCGACAAGGCCCTAGGGGAGAAGCTCTATCACGGGACCCCCTTCCGCCGGTGTGTGGACGAGGGACTCCTGGACTGCAAGCGTGTGGTGCAGATCGGCATCCGGGGCTCTTCCACGACCTTGGATACCTACAGATACAGCCGGAGCCAG GGCTTCCGGGTGGTCCTGGCTGAAGACTGCTGGCTGAAGTCACTGGTTCCTCTGATGGGGGAAGTGAGGCAGCAGATGGGAAGCAGACCCATTTATATCAGCTTTGACATTGATGGCTTGGACCCTGCTTACGCCCCGGGCACAGGGACACCTGAAATTGCTGGTCTTACTCCTAGTCAG GCTCTGGAGATCATCCGGGGTTGTCAAGGCCTGAATGTGGTGGGTTGTGACCTTGTGGAAGTTTCACCACCCTACGATCCTTCTG GAAACACAGCCCTGGTGGCAGCCAACCTGCTGTTTGAGATGCTGTGTGTTCTCCCCAAAGTGACAGTCGTCTGA